A region of the Lathamus discolor isolate bLatDis1 chromosome 12, bLatDis1.hap1, whole genome shotgun sequence genome:
CAGCTTTCACGGCCAACAGCCTGAGCAGCCTGAACGCCTCCGGGGGTTACCACCTCTCCCCTTCCCCGGGGGACCCGTACGGACAGCATGAGCCGCCGCACTACGAGCCCTGCACGGCTCAGCAGCATCCGCACCCGCCGCCACAGCCCCAGCACGGCTACCCCttcggcggggcggcggcggcagccggGGCCAATCCGCCGCCCCCAGGCCCCGAGCCGCCCGAGGGCGCCGGGGGAGCCGCCGCGGGGCCGGCCGCCGTCTCGGGCTGCTCCGCCGGGTCGGCCGCCGCGGCCAAGGCGCCGGTGAAGAAGAACCCGAAGGTGGCCAACGTGAGCGTCCAGTTGGAGATGAAGGCGCTGTGGGACGAGTTCAACCAACTGGGCACCGAGATGATCGTCACCAAGGCCGGCAGGTCAGTGCGGAGCCTCTGAGCAGCCCGGTTTTCCACCCGCTCCCTCCGGCCCCGGGCACCCCGACACGCCGGGGCGGTTGAATTCGCGGTTCGGCGTAAAATCGAGGCTGGACAAGGGCGAGCTGCGGGGCGGCTCGGCCCGGCGGTTGCCGTCATTGTATCCTAGCGCTTCTCCCGGGGCGAAATCTGCGAGCTCTTGCGGCCCGAAGGCCTTGGGTGCTGCGGGGAGGAACTCGCGGCTCCTGCAGGCTGGAGGCGAAGGTGTGCGTGAGGCGGCCCGGTTCGGGGAGCCGCGGCGTGCGCTGCGCCGCCGGCTTTCACATCCGCTGGAAAGGGCGCTGTGCTCCTCCGGGAGCTTTCGGCTTTCGGTTACCCCACACGGGACTTAGATCCGTGTTTGCGGAGAACGCTGTGCTCCCGGGGCGGAAAGCGACGGCACGGGGCGGGGAGGAAAAGTCAACAAACCAACCCGTGTGGTACCTGTAACTAATTTTTTTAGCACGGGCAGAGCTTTTCCTGCCGGCAGGGAAGCAAACAGACCCTCAATTCTGCACCTTGAAACGTCTTCCAGGACTGTTGCATTTCCTAGCTCTTCCGTAACGAGACCGGCTATGCCCGGCTCTCCTTGGCCCTGCTCCGGACGCTCGGCTCGGCGGGCCAGGACCCCGCTCCCGGCCAGGGAACAAAGGAAGCGGTCGATGCGATCGCGTTAGAAACGAGCAAAACTTGTGGGGGAGAACAGAAGCCCCAATCACGGGGGCATTACTGCATTTAGCCGCAGTCTCCGGGAAGCACCGGAGCTTTCCCCGCGCGGGCTCCGGGTAAACGCTGCCTTAGGGGGGAGCAAGCGCATTGCTCGGGCTCGGGTCTCTTCCCTTGGTTTAAAATGATCCGGcggggggagaaaagaaaaacaaacaaactatcAAACCCCGCGGTGCCGGCTCGCACTGAgccgcagggctggcagcagtgggagccccgggtgctgctgcagctccgcCGCCGGGGAGAAGGGCGCAGCGCTGCCGGTTGGGCTCCGCTCCGAAAGGGCCCAGCACAAGCGATGACCGCCGCCGTGCGCTCCCGCTTTCCCTCCAGCCGTTTTGAGGGTCCCGAAGgtgcaaaaaaaagaaacttttctgtATATAcgcgggggggtggggggtgggttgtttggtttgtttttttatcagCAATTTACTAAAGTCCCCGCGGTACCGGGCGGAGGGGCTGGCGCGGCGGTACGGGACCCCGGGCTTGATTTCCCTCAGCCGGTGCCTGCCCCGGCGCCGGGCTGCGCAGCCCGCAGTCTCCGGCCGCGGCCCTTGAGCCCGGCGCCGGGATCGGCGCTGCTTTCCTTAGCGGAAAAGGTCGTTGAGGCTCCAGGCGGAGGCTCTCTGCAAACAGGAGCTCTTCGATCTGGCTTTCTTGACTCTCCCGGGACAGTGAAAGCATTGAAAATATCCCACTCCAAAAGGGCTCGGAAATGAACCAGCTCGACTTGAATGAGAGGCTTTTTCCCgcttctcttcccttattttcTGACACCGACAGATATCCAGACAGGGGGGTAAAAACAGGGGAAACCGGGGTAaaaccagcaggaaaagaagggcACAGCGAAAGCGCTGCGAAGCCTGTTCTctcccagctcctctgggctGGCCCTGCTGTTTGTCTAGGTGGGTCTTATCATCTCaggttgtttgttttaaaactaagtTTTAAAACACGAAACACCGGAACTGGAGCTAATGGGGGCTTTtacacctttaaaaataataataacagagGGAGCAATTGAAAACGTCCGTCAGAATTTGTTAAAGCGTTGCAGAGAGCGAGGCGCAGCGCCCGATCCCGGTGCTGCTCGGCAGTGCCGGGCCTGGGCTTGAAGGTGCTGCGGGGCCAGAGCCCGCTGCCCATCGCCCTGGCAGGCAGCCTGTCCTCGGCGTAGAGCAACGGCACACAACCAAAAAAGCTCCGGGAAGAGGCACGGCGGGTCCGGCCGTGCGCCCCGAGAATGAGCCGGAGGGAGGCTCCGTGTCCGGGTTTGATCCGGGTTGTTTTTACTGGGGGTGTTGGGAGTTTGGTTTTTCAACGGCTGCAAATCACCTTCCTGAAATGCCGCCCGCTGCTGCTCGCTTCGTTTCCTACTCGGGGCAAGAAGTGTAGCAAACAAAACCGAAGCCTTAACGAGCCCCAGTGCGAGGGCGAATCCCGCCAGGGAGCCGAGGGCCAGGCCCTGTCCCCGGAGGGAGGTGGGGTTGCCCGACCCCATCCCTTAGCCCACCCCCGATCGCATTTTCCCCATAGCCCCTCGAAGGGATCGTGCCCTCCCCGAGCGTGGGACCCGCGCCTCCGGCTATAGCTTGAGGTCCCCAGGGGCCTGCTCAGACTAGGGCAGCGGGGACAGCCCTGGGGGCGAACTGCCCTGCCCGGAGCCCCGGGCACCTTCGTGCTCTCATTTTGTCCCGTAAAGGTGCGTGGACAGGGAGCTCGACCGGGCTCTGACAACGAAGCGGAGCCGAGAGCGGGTTCGCTGGTGGATCCCCATTGCCCTCTAGTCCCTGCCCGCCGCGGGGTGTGTTTGCCCTCCGGGCTGCGGGAGTTCTCCCGCTGGCCCCAGAGACCACAGTGCTGGTGTAACCGCTGCTTTAAAACGGGTACAGATTTGGGGGAGAAGTTGCAGAAGTGGGAACCCTCACATCGCCCGCAGGAGGTTCTAGACATCCCCCCCGAGctgcctgaacctcccagggctctgccagcagctcagcGTGGTGTGTCCAGAGACGGGGTAATGCCTTGCATCTGCCTCAAATCAGGTCAGCTGGAAAAGGATGAGGAAACTGAggggaggaaattcttttcacTTATGTCTCCCCATGACAAAGGTTGTGGTGGTACTTGTCTCCCCTTCTCCACTGGGACAGTTTGGGTGTCCAACACGGACGGTCCTGGAGCCGGCAGGAGAGGCAGGGCCCGGCTCATTCTGTGGGATGCTGCCGAGGGCCAGGGGACACGGCAGCCTCTCCTCACTGCCCTGCAGCATCTGTCTTTGTCTCCCATTCTGGCCGGCAGTTCCtgcgggggggaggggggtgtcgAACATTGCAGCTGGGCAGGAAtcagggcagcaggaggtgggagGACTTGGGAGGTTGTGGGGCTCCCGTTCACAGCACCCCCGGTCAGGGAGGATGCGATTATCTGCATCAGCCCCTCAGGGCTCCCATTGCCACTCATCTCAGTtctgctctcccttccctctgtGCCAGGCGCATGTTCCCCACCTTCCAGGTGAAGATATTCGGGATGGACCCTATGGCTGACTACATGCTCCTCATGGATTTTGTCCCTGTGGACGACAAGCGATACCGGTAAGTAGCACACTGCCCATCCCGTGTGGTGTCGGGGTGAGTCGGGGAGAAGACGTGGGATGTGGCTGCCCTGGGGTCTGTTTCACACCATTACGAGCTTGGGACAGGGAGGGGCTCGGCTGCACTGGGCACGGACCCATGGGGCCTCCTCGGCTTTCTCACAATGCCTGCAGCCGGACcgggcaggagctgccttgtGTTTCCCAGAAAAGCCCTCCCAGTCCTGCTGCTCCACGTCTCCACCCGGCAAAAGCCCCTTGCTCCCTAACGAATATTCCCCGGTGGTTCTCGAGTGCTGGAGCCTCTCGGCTGGGGCTGGTGGCTCAGCAGGGCTGTACCGTACCTGCCAGGGAGCAAACTGGGTGCTTGGGTGAAGAGAGTAGGGTTTGTGCAAAGGGCACGGGCCATCTGAGCCCCAAAACCCTGGCCCTTGTTTCCAGCGTCAGTGTGGGAAGGCCTTGGAAGCTGGCGACTTGCAAGGCAGCGATGGGGTCTGGTTTGGCACCCCTTTAATTTGAAGTCAGTGAAAAGCGCATTATGTTTTTAGCTTCAGATCAGGACGCTGAGCAGGCAGCCGCGTAGGAATCGCAGGGTCCgatacataaatatttagacaGATATCCAAATTCTCAGGGCGTCCTAGAAATGTTTGCTTGTCAAGGGAAGTGGGATATATAACATCCAATTGAGTATATCTTTAAAAAGTAATGTTTCTGCTCAAGCCCAATGGTGTCTAATTCCCCCTGTGCAAACACTGGCTTTTAAAGTAAACACGTGTATAGAAGATTGGtttctctgttttaaatgtTACTGTTTAATATGTACtttgaaagaatgaaacaaGGCTGCTAAACTCTGGACCTGCTATTAATCTACACATAACTTTTCAGTCTTCACTTAAAGCCAGAATATTACTGTATAGAAGGCTCCCTTTCACCCTGTAAAAGTTATTTTAGGGGAAGGGGGAGCTTTCGTGGCTTCTCTTCCAAATCTGTGCAGGTAGCTATAAATTTCCTCCATCCTGCAGATTTTTCTCCTGCCAGTTCCGTTAGCGACCTGCTAAACTATTAATTCTCCCCTCAACGAGTCTAGCTGTGGAGAAGAGCTCACTTGCTGCCGTAGGACATGAAGGGACATGGGGGAcaatatccccccccccccccccggccggATCCTGCGCGGCCGCGGCGTGCTGGGTGGGAGCCGTTTAACCGCGTCTGAGGGTGCGTTCTCCCCCCGGCAGGTACGCCttccacagctcctcctggctggTGGCCGGCAAAGCCGACCCTGCCACCCCCGGGAGGGTGCACTACCACCCCGACTCCCCTGCGAAAGGGGCGCAGTGGATGAAGCAGATCGTTTCGTTCGATAAGCTCAAACTGACCAACAATTTGCTGGATGACAACGGGCATGTAAGTGTTGCCGGGCGAGGTTGCACAGACTCCCCGTCCCGTGGTTCCCGTGGGGTGCCCTTGCCcgcaccgcccccccccccccgccccgggtaCGGTAGCCGGCAGGGCCGGGGGCTGCGCTCTCCTCTCTCCATTCTCCGCCTGAATCAGTTATTGTCTCCTTGCTCGTTTTATCATTCAGATCATTTTGAACTCCATGCACAGATACCAGCCGCGTTTTCACGTGGTCTACGTGGACCCCCGGAAAGACAGCGAGAAATACGCGGAGGAGAACTTCAAAACCTTCGTCTTCGAGGAGACGCGCTTCACAGCCGTGACCGCCTACCAGAACCACCGAGTGAGGAGGCAGCGGGGCCCGGGGCAACCGAAAACAGGGGTTGGGGTCGCCGCGGAGATACCGCTGGTGCATGCGCGCCCTGGTCCGCGGTGCGGGAGTACGGCGGGGCGGGATTCCCGCAccctcctccccatctgctAAACCCTGTTCCGATAGCCggggagctgagctgagctctgcgTCCATGCACACGGAGGAAGCGATGTGAGCTGCAGCCCCACGGCCGGCTCCCCCCCGCCCGAGGGGAGCTCATTACCCGAGGCTGGAGCTAGTTGGGAAACTACAGGCTTCCCGCTGCGAAATGTCACTCTCAATTTGTTAGGATAAATGTGCGATTTTACTTCTCTAAGCTCGTAGCGGTCAGTTCCTCCCTAGAATACAATTACATGTTTAAAAAACTGAAAcgaaacaaaacaacccaccccCCTAATTTGATGTGGATTTCTGGGCAGCAGTTAATCCAATTGCTTCTTTAAATCGCATTAGTGTAACGTAAAGAGCAGAAATCCCAGCCGCGAGAGCAAATACGGATTCAAAGCAGGGGCTTTTCAGTGCTGCTCGGAGCCGCCCCACTCCGCTCTGAGGCCGCAGCTGGTGCCACCCTCTGCCGCGGCTCCCGCGCATCGGCCTGGGATCTCCCGGGGTCCCTGCCGGGGCCAGAGCATTGCTGTGCCTTTAAGGGGCTTCGGAGTCCCTCCCGGCTGGCATTTGCTGATGGCTCCGGACAGCTGctctttctctcctgctttctaTCAGTTTGACCTCTAAGGCTGGAACTGTCACTGAGGGGCTTAAAGTTTGTTTTTCAACCCATTCCGGAAACTCACAATCACTTACTTTATCCATGGATTTGCTTAAATATAGAAAATGTCCTGCCTTCTCCAGTcgaattaaataaatacataagtaTGATTTATCCAGTGACTTGTCTTAGCTGCTCCAGTGGTGACCCATATAATGTGGCATTTTCTTACAAGTGCATTTACACAGCTCTTGCAGCCAGTGCAGCCACCTCTCCCTTCACCTTGAACTCCTATTAGATAGTGTCCTAGCCAGTGTTTTCTAACAGAGGGAAAGCACATGTTTGTGCTCTGTGGCAGAGCATGTCCAGCTCCCAAACCCAGCTCAGGGGCACGCTTGTTGTCTGACCAGGGGCCCTGTGTATGCCACTTTGAGACATTTCCCTGCTTCTCCCTACAGATCACACAGCTGAAGATCGCCAGCAACCCTTTCGCCAAGGGATTCAGAGACTGTGACCCTGAGGACTGGTAAGGCTTTGTCTTATTGACTGTCACTACACCCCACACTCGGCCCCAGTTCCACATGCACCTGCCCAGCTCACATCTGCACAAGGCTTGCGTGGAAGCTCAGGGGATGCAGTGCCCCATTTGccagctgcagctcacagcagcagcactcgAAGTGCTCATTCTGTTGCACCATTGGTATCACTTCTCCCTTTATTCTTCCAGGCCCAGGAATCACAGGCCAGGGGCTCTTCCTCTCATGAGTGCTTTTGCCAGATCCCGGAATCCAGTCTCTTCCCCAGCACACCAGAATGGgacagagaaaggtgagaaCCCGCAACGGCCTGGCCAGCCTGACATCCGGGACCACAGTGCGTGCATGCTCGGGGCCAGCCCTGCTTACCATGCGGGTgtactgctgcctgcagcaggcacagctacagtgGTTATGAGCTTTGCAGAACCACCTATTTTATTTAACAAACATAGCCACCTTCATAGCCTAATTAATTTGCCCTAAGTCTAAAAGACTCACAGCTGTTGTGCTTAAGTAACTttgctgctttaaaacacaCCACCCTCTTCCTTTAGTATCTCTTTTTTGACTTTTTGGCAGCAAGTTCAGCTTTTCAGGCAGGGGTGCAGCGATAGCCACTGGCTCTCCTCACAATGCCCTTTTGACACGCAGCACATTCAGGATTGACCCGCCCCCATTCAGGAGCTTCAGTCAGGTCGAACAGCACCTCTGCCCATTGACTCCTTTTCCATTACGCAGAGCAAACAACTGCAGGGACAACCAAGGCCCTTTCTTCCAACACACTCCAGGCCTGCAAAATAAAGGGAAGTCTGTATTTGTTTAGTGTTACACAATTGCAAAAATTTCAGGCGTGTACCAGCTTGTCAGTCAATCCAGCTCCATTTATCTCAGTCAGAAGGTCCCGTCCCACAGGCCCCGGTTCCTGCTGCATGCCGCTGCGCACTGCGCTCGCTGCCAGCCTCGCTTCTACGGTCGCGCACCGCTTTTCCGCGTGTTGAAGCGAGCCGCTGCGCGGCGGCGCTGACGCTGTGTGCTCCCGCAGATGCTGCCGAGAGCCGGCGGGAGTTCGAGCGGGAGGCGGCCGGCGGGACGGCGCTGCACGCCGAGGCCGCGCACCAGCAGCTCATGTCCCGCGTGCTCAGCCCCGCGctgccgggcggcggcggcggcctgGTGCCCCTGGGCGGTGCGGGCGGCGGCCGGCCCAGCCCTCCCCACCACGAACTGCGCCTGGAGCCCGCCGCCTCGGAGCCGCTCCACCACCACCCCTACAAGTACccgccggcggcggccgccgccgcctaCGACCACTACCTGGGGGCGAAGAGCCGGCCCGCGCCCtaccccctccccagcatccgcGGGCACagctaccaccaccaccaccatcaccaccaccacatgaacgcggcggccgcggcggcggcggctgccaACATGTACTCGTCGTCCGGTGCGCCCGCCAGCTACGACTACGGGCCCAGATAacggggccgccgccgccggcgcGACAGACTGGCCGCGGCCGCGCGTGCCGCGACCGTTACCGTCCTTTCCCCGCTTCCcgcctttccttctctccccgCCTCACGAGTGAGCTGATAGGCCAGCGCGTCCTCATCGACACCCGCAGAGACCAATCGCAGGACGCCGGAGCCCCCGTCCCGGTGCCGCTCGCAGCCGCCGGCGGGCCGCGAGGCGGTGTGTGGTGAGGGGCCGGGCGGTGTGGCCCGCCGCTGCACTTTGATGAATGAAGCCATATGTCCTTCTGTATCTTCACCCTACCCCCGCGCGTCCGTTATGCGGTGCCCCCGAGCGCGCCGGGCACTGAGGGCCGCTGGAAGCGGTGGGAGGACGGGAAGCAGCAGCGGTGAGGTGACTCGTTCCTTCTCACTCACCCGCCGGCTCCTGCGATGGAGCTCTGGTGTTGCCGACAGTTTTGGCGGTGTCACGGGTGTTTCCCGGCCCAGCGGGGTGTGTACGGTTAGCACCGGGCAGGGAGCGCTGCGGGGCTGGCCGTGAGCACCGGCGGCACCGGGCCCCGGGGTAGGGCGTTATTCTGCACGGGTGGGTGTGAGTCTCGGCTGGGGGGTGCTTGGTCTCGTTTGCAGGCGGCTCAGGTGGTTCTGCGAGGACTGTCAGAGGAGGCACGGTTTAGCTTAAGGGAACACTTTGAATCTTCACTGTCAGATCTAGTTGCCCACTTCTCCTCCAGTCCCGACCTGCCCGTGAATTTTGGGGTTCACTGAGGCGGCTTAACCACAACAGCATTTTCTGGAGCTGTTGAGAAGAGCCCATGGCCAAGAGCATGCCGTGTACGTCTTCTGGTTTTCACAACAATAGATGCTAAGGTTTAGAAGCCAGCCTGGGGTGAGGGAATACTCAGAGTTTAGGCTGTGTATTCTCAGCAATAGTTTGTGAACTGGCTGCTTCCCAAGCAGCCTCACAGTACTGCCTTTCTACATCCTTTCCCGAGCTCTTGATCTCCCATTGAGAGGTGCCTTTTAGAGGAACTTCAGGGTTTTTCCCCCCCAAATGCCTCACTCTTTATATTTGGCTGACCCAAACTGCAGTAGTCCCAAAGCACCTATTCTGCACCTACCTGCTTGCTGCATCTCCCCTCTTAAAGTTGGTAAgtactttttcctttattccctGTAATATCTTCCTTCAGTAGTAGTCTTTCCATATTGTTGAGAGGATGGGCCTGCTCATCACAGTTTCTCTGGTGATGTGTTTTGAACAGTTGGCTTGTGTTTTTTGTCAGATGCTCACCAAGTGGCAGTCCCTTTGTGTTCAGAGAAGGTATTGAGCAGCCCTCAGCTGTGTTGGAATACAGTATTATGAACACTTCTCATTCTTCCATTAGTCTATGAAAAGAAGGGGGTTGTCTTTTTGGAAGTTCTCTATTCatccatgtttgtgcatttccaCTACAAACCTTTTAAAACAGTCTTTCCCTTGAGCAGGTGGCAGTGTTAATAGCAATGTTTATTCTGTTTTGGGCAGTGGGCTTTGGGCTTCCAAAACTTTTTGGAAGGGTTTAAGAAGTGATACAGGCTAACATgagtattttatgtattttcttttctgttataaAAACCCCGTATATCTGGATCCGTGAAAAGACTTGTGcaagaaatatgtattttatttgacATTTGCAGTGAATTGTGAGATTCTTAGTGTCTGACTAAACCATAATTAATGTTCTCAGAAAGGTTAATGTAAAATAGCCTTGTGCTTACTATTAGTCAGTGGGAAATGGCTCTTGGATGTGCTCTGTTGCTTTGCCGCTGTTACTTCAGAGTTTTCAGTATGATTTGTTATCTGTAAACTCATTAGTGCCAAAGCTTTGGTCAAACGTTTAATGAAGttgttatatttattatttctttcaaagattatacaaacactttcttttttgttcttgatAGCTGCAGTgtaggaaaaaagtgaaaacaacCAAAGAATCATATCTGCAAACAGTGTAGATACATGTAGATATCTGTAGATATATGTAGATAATcctatttcatttaaattgaaaAGACATTGGACAGTGACATTTATAAAcgtttttcctcttctttctttctttctttctttcatttcttgttaGATTATTTTTGTATATATGTCAGTTTGGCAGCTCTGAAGTCTAAACCTCTCTTACAAAATGATGTTATTTAAATAAGGAGGGATACTAAGCTGGAGTTGTTAAGTCCGAGCAAAGAGTGAATTTCCATAGGTGATTGctccctcttttccctctccctggTTGCCAGAGCTGCCCATGGTTGTGATCTGTCATTGTGCCCCGCTTGGCAGGGTTGGGGTCCCAGGTCGGGATGGATACCATACATTTGTGTTGGTAAATACTTGCTTTCTTTAAACATGCACAGTATGCTGCATGAAGTGCAGAATGGTCACACACCTTTTCAAATTTACTTCACTGCACAAGAGATGAGAGGACTGCGTGACCCAGGACACCAGGACTAAACTGTGCTCTTACAGAAAGTGGCTCAAGGCCCTTGCCTTGACGGTAGGATTTCAATTTAGCTCTGTTAGGAAAGCACAGAACTTCACACTATGGCTATGGACCCTCAGGTTGTTCTGTCCTAGTCTGTTCTCTGTGCTATAGAAGAACCActacagaactgtgtttgaaggGGAAGAAGACACCATGCAGTGGTGTCAAGGCTTTAGTTTGGACTAAGAAAATGGTATTTCTAACCTTGCTTTTAGGCCATCAACATGTAAGGTGCTTGTTATTAAGCATGGTAGCAGTCCATTTCATGTCATGTTTTAGTCCTTAAATCAAGCTTCCTCAGGGCTTTGACTGCTGTTGTCTCCTTGTATGGCCATGTCTGTCTCGCTGGATGGAAAGCAAGTAGGGTTGTTTTTGtgtcacaaaaaaaatccaggtcaaacaaacaaacacccccaTATCTCTGCGCATTGACCAGTAGAAGCCTTTTGAAAATCACAGCAAATATGTAACACTTTAATTTCATGTTACCTGTCATCCAGTTAGTCACAATATGTCACGTGTAGGCTGTGCCTCATCTATGTATTGCAGTTTTATCTGGAAGATGACTTTGTATAATTACATGGATGTTTAAGCTTCTCTCAGTACACGCTGTCACCAAGGTCCATGGCACACACTGGGAAAGAACGCTGCAGCATTTCCAAACAATACTTCCACTTATGGTCACCTCAGGTCACATATAACACTGTGTATTTGAAAGCTGCTGGTAAAACACGCCTAAGCACAGAGGTTACAAGCACCCTTTGTCTCTTCCAAACAGGGCTAGAGAATGAATTAGCCATGTGGTTCCATTTTCCAGAGGCACAGGTTGAATTTACTGATTGCTCCAAAGGTCTGAAAACCTCATCATTTACCTCAGTGGATAAATACAGGATTAGGCACTCACAGGTGAAACAAGGCAGGTCTTTGCTTGATCACTTACCCTAAACACTGGGATAGCTCAGGTTTTCAGGAATGTTCTTTTGCTgctggtggttttattttttccttgctaGTGGACCTGACTGCTAGGTCAGGACATGTAGTATGTGCCTTCCACACGCAGGACAAGAGCTATGGTGGTGAGACTTCTGTGTGCTTGCAGGTTTGTGCGCACCATTTACTCACTTCATGGATGTTCTTTAtaatttttcctcctcttcaggGTGACACTAGAACTGCTTGGGGTGGGATGATGAAGGTGGTCCCCAGTAGATGCATCCTGGGACGCTGGCATCTCTTGAGTCAACCTCAAGCATGCATGTGCATGGCCATTGCCAGGGGAGCAAGTACTCTGGCTTCCTTCATGCTAGTCTGTATAACAGTAGCTCGCACGGTGGAGAGTGACTCAAAGTAAGCAGTAAGCATAAAAAGGCATTGTGCAGGCACCAGGCCACTGGGGTCTCCCAGGGTCTAGAAGCTTCCTAGTGCATCCCTGCAAGGAGCCATGGCTAGTGATGCTGCATGGCCCAGAGCCACTTCAGCTGGCACAGGGTCCTCCCCTTGCCAAATAGACTTCATCCTCTATAGCAACAGGGTTTCAGGTTGTGATGCCTGGATCCCTGGCCAAGGGATCTGGTCTGAAAGGAACAAGACAAGCCAGTTCACTCACGCTGTGTGACATTCTGCCTGTGTAAAGGGATCCCTATGACTGCTGGAAACAAGTTAGGTGCCCACAGGTTAGGTCTGGGGGGCAGAAGCTAAGCCTTGCttgcctggagcagctctgggagaGCCAATGCAGCAGTACTTGCAAAGCAGGTTTTGGCACCTTCGTCCAAGGAGTTAAAAAAGTTGCTGTGAGCCTGTTGAGCACGGCTGGAGCGGAGGGTGCAGGAAGGGTGTGAGTGTGCACATACATGTGCAGGTTCttgttgcttttgcttctgttgttCATTTTCATTATCGGTTGAAGACAAACCCGTTTATGCTGGCAGAGGGCTGAGCCGGTGGGTGCAATGGGCTGACCCGTCACTTGTGTAGCCGGGAGAGGCAGTGTCACCCCGGGGGGGGATGTCTTTGGGGGTA
Encoded here:
- the TBX1 gene encoding T-box transcription factor TBX1 isoform X2; the encoded protein is MISAISSPWLTQLSHFCDVAAFTANSLSSLNASGGYHLSPSPGDPYGQHEPPHYEPCTAQQHPHPPPQPQHGYPFGGAAAAAGANPPPPGPEPPEGAGGAAAGPAAVSGCSAGSAAAAKAPVKKNPKVANVSVQLEMKALWDEFNQLGTEMIVTKAGRRMFPTFQVKIFGMDPMADYMLLMDFVPVDDKRYRYAFHSSSWLVAGKADPATPGRVHYHPDSPAKGAQWMKQIVSFDKLKLTNNLLDDNGHIILNSMHRYQPRFHVVYVDPRKDSEKYAEENFKTFVFEETRFTAVTAYQNHRITQLKIASNPFAKGFRDCDPEDWPRNHRPGALPLMSAFARSRNPVSSPAHQNGTEKDAAESRREFEREAAGGTALHAEAAHQQLMSRVLSPALPGGGGGLVPLGGAGGGRPSPPHHELRLEPAASEPLHHHPYKYPPAAAAAAYDHYLGAKSRPAPYPLPSIRGHSYHHHHHHHHHMNAAAAAAAAANMYSSSGAPASYDYGPR
- the TBX1 gene encoding T-box transcription factor TBX1 isoform X1, producing the protein MHFSTVTRDMEAISSPWLTQLSHFCDVAAFTANSLSSLNASGGYHLSPSPGDPYGQHEPPHYEPCTAQQHPHPPPQPQHGYPFGGAAAAAGANPPPPGPEPPEGAGGAAAGPAAVSGCSAGSAAAAKAPVKKNPKVANVSVQLEMKALWDEFNQLGTEMIVTKAGRRMFPTFQVKIFGMDPMADYMLLMDFVPVDDKRYRYAFHSSSWLVAGKADPATPGRVHYHPDSPAKGAQWMKQIVSFDKLKLTNNLLDDNGHIILNSMHRYQPRFHVVYVDPRKDSEKYAEENFKTFVFEETRFTAVTAYQNHRITQLKIASNPFAKGFRDCDPEDWPRNHRPGALPLMSAFARSRNPVSSPAHQNGTEKDAAESRREFEREAAGGTALHAEAAHQQLMSRVLSPALPGGGGGLVPLGGAGGGRPSPPHHELRLEPAASEPLHHHPYKYPPAAAAAAYDHYLGAKSRPAPYPLPSIRGHSYHHHHHHHHHMNAAAAAAAAANMYSSSGAPASYDYGPR
- the TBX1 gene encoding T-box transcription factor TBX1 isoform X3, encoding MHFSTVTRDMEAFTANSLSSLNASGGYHLSPSPGDPYGQHEPPHYEPCTAQQHPHPPPQPQHGYPFGGAAAAAGANPPPPGPEPPEGAGGAAAGPAAVSGCSAGSAAAAKAPVKKNPKVANVSVQLEMKALWDEFNQLGTEMIVTKAGRRMFPTFQVKIFGMDPMADYMLLMDFVPVDDKRYRYAFHSSSWLVAGKADPATPGRVHYHPDSPAKGAQWMKQIVSFDKLKLTNNLLDDNGHIILNSMHRYQPRFHVVYVDPRKDSEKYAEENFKTFVFEETRFTAVTAYQNHRITQLKIASNPFAKGFRDCDPEDWPRNHRPGALPLMSAFARSRNPVSSPAHQNGTEKDAAESRREFEREAAGGTALHAEAAHQQLMSRVLSPALPGGGGGLVPLGGAGGGRPSPPHHELRLEPAASEPLHHHPYKYPPAAAAAAYDHYLGAKSRPAPYPLPSIRGHSYHHHHHHHHHMNAAAAAAAAANMYSSSGAPASYDYGPR